The following coding sequences are from one Halorubrum sp. BOL3-1 window:
- a CDS encoding HEAT repeat domain-containing protein, which yields MSDDGDSRSTLDRVRAKKREVSPETGYQLVEWDLMKPPAEQIMKRSQRWLTLSDVSVPQQTEFTDWSVFDRYTNEYVRSAFQDLPEEPEPESIPDALQAIETGDEWEKRIALVRLKRIAERHPDACESVVPRLSKILPESDLAVQAEVTGIFSVLAEESPALVTPALDVLSDFLTPDTDDHVLKNALSAIKEIAEEDASAVTDVVPRCEVLLQDETRETIRVLLILERVADEHPETVLPTVPTLIEYTTDVSNGNRVGALSVLGRVSKAYPNVATDVIPTAHELLSTDDDQLRANAAGILADQAEEYPEEVRPTVPDVIELLGDEDEYVRYNATSILARIAEHYPNVVEPATETLLASLDEDRAAARENACWALGRLTATTAEDALRARAEHDSNERVRNVASWALDEINDG from the coding sequence ATGAGTGACGACGGGGATTCCCGTTCGACGCTTGACCGCGTCAGAGCGAAGAAACGGGAGGTGTCTCCCGAAACGGGGTATCAGCTCGTGGAGTGGGATCTGATGAAACCGCCGGCAGAGCAAATTATGAAGCGGAGTCAGCGGTGGCTGACGTTGTCGGACGTGTCGGTTCCACAACAGACGGAGTTCACGGACTGGTCTGTATTCGATCGGTATACGAACGAGTACGTGCGGTCGGCGTTCCAAGATCTCCCTGAGGAACCGGAGCCGGAGAGCATTCCGGACGCGCTTCAAGCGATCGAAACCGGGGACGAGTGGGAAAAGCGTATCGCGCTCGTCCGACTCAAACGAATCGCTGAACGCCATCCTGACGCGTGCGAGTCCGTTGTTCCTCGCCTCTCGAAGATTCTCCCGGAGAGCGACCTCGCGGTACAAGCGGAAGTCACCGGGATTTTCAGCGTGCTTGCTGAGGAGTCTCCCGCACTTGTTACACCGGCGCTCGACGTGTTGAGCGATTTCCTGACGCCGGACACCGATGACCACGTGTTGAAGAATGCACTCTCAGCGATCAAGGAGATCGCAGAGGAGGACGCGTCTGCGGTTACCGATGTGGTCCCGCGATGTGAAGTGTTGCTCCAAGACGAGACGCGCGAAACGATACGAGTCCTGTTGATCTTGGAACGCGTTGCTGACGAACATCCGGAGACGGTGCTCCCGACCGTTCCAACGCTCATCGAGTACACAACGGATGTCTCGAACGGTAACCGTGTCGGGGCGCTGTCTGTCTTGGGACGAGTTTCGAAAGCGTATCCCAACGTAGCGACTGACGTGATCCCGACGGCCCACGAGTTACTCTCCACAGACGACGATCAGCTCAGAGCGAACGCGGCTGGGATCCTCGCCGATCAAGCTGAGGAGTATCCCGAGGAAGTGCGACCGACCGTTCCTGATGTCATCGAACTGCTCGGTGACGAGGATGAGTATGTCCGGTATAACGCGACGTCGATTCTCGCTCGGATCGCCGAACACTACCCGAACGTCGTTGAACCCGCGACTGAAACGTTACTCGCTTCGCTCGACGAAGACCGCGCAGCGGCGCGTGAAAACGCGTGCTGGGCGCTCGGCCGTCTCACTGCGACGACCGCGGAAGACGCGCTTCGGGCACGCGCTGAACACGACTCCAATGAACGTGTTCGCAACGTCGCATCGTGGGCACTCGATGAGATCAACGATGGGTAG
- a CDS encoding IS5 family transposase, whose protein sequence is MEIDILDFIEQCRHLAKQALGKHVGEPASGGFARWVHVVLHCFRVEDERSYRETPNRLKYMAEVRDALNLDPDDLPDHTTIYKSFDRLKMWVWRALLRVSAQQHPQSGHAVLDSTFFDRRRASSYFRQRAGRTIQTLKATTLTDVESLAVLDVHIAARWKHDTKTGPQVVRRNADDLQSVAADNGFQDWHTEYEIAAHDVEYLVHYRGSSAKAAANNALNRANGYAQRWMAETSYSTTKRSLGDAVRALSWYRQFREIVLMFAITNIEPLCEQL, encoded by the coding sequence ATGGAAATCGACATCCTCGACTTCATCGAGCAGTGTCGTCACCTAGCTAAACAAGCGTTAGGGAAGCACGTGGGCGAGCCCGCCAGCGGCGGGTTCGCCCGCTGGGTGCACGTTGTCCTTCACTGTTTTCGGGTCGAAGACGAGCGCAGCTACCGTGAAACGCCAAATCGGCTGAAGTACATGGCCGAAGTTCGTGACGCTCTCAACCTAGATCCGGATGATCTTCCCGATCACACGACGATCTACAAATCGTTTGATCGGCTGAAAATGTGGGTGTGGCGGGCGCTGCTGCGCGTTTCCGCGCAGCAGCACCCACAGTCTGGGCACGCTGTGCTCGACAGCACGTTTTTCGACCGGCGACGTGCGTCATCGTACTTCCGACAGCGAGCCGGACGGACGATACAGACGCTCAAAGCGACGACATTGACAGATGTGGAATCGCTTGCTGTTCTCGATGTTCACATCGCAGCACGGTGGAAGCACGATACGAAGACCGGACCGCAGGTCGTCCGCAGAAACGCGGACGACCTGCAGTCCGTTGCCGCCGACAACGGTTTCCAAGACTGGCATACCGAGTACGAAATCGCCGCACATGACGTTGAGTACCTCGTTCACTACCGCGGCTCATCAGCGAAAGCAGCCGCGAATAACGCGCTTAATCGAGCAAACGGCTACGCTCAGCGGTGGATGGCCGAAACATCCTACTCAACAACGAAGCGCTCGCTCGGCGATGCCGTGCGAGCGCTGAGCTGGTATCGACAGTTCCGTGAAATTGTCCTCATGTTCGCCATCACCAACATAGAACCACTGTGTGAGCAGCTGTAA
- a CDS encoding winged helix-turn-helix domain-containing protein: MRREEAPPPDRIRADGGSEHRDVNDVVVEEWTEETTPFERVYEIISRVYEPISATQIADRARVSSTTARKHLRTLVSASEVTTAQDGQTTLYRRSETAIVTEHAQSLLAERTPEEIASGIADMKAEIREWREEHGVDSPEEFARELDVDDADSDHGELLTQWQTTRRNLALAEATLAISEATRTGHLTE; this comes from the coding sequence ATGAGGCGTGAGGAGGCACCCCCGCCCGACCGGATACGCGCAGATGGTGGGAGCGAACACCGTGACGTGAACGATGTCGTCGTCGAGGAGTGGACCGAGGAGACGACGCCCTTCGAACGAGTCTATGAGATCATCAGCCGCGTCTACGAGCCGATATCCGCCACGCAGATCGCTGACCGGGCCCGAGTCTCGTCGACCACAGCGCGAAAGCACCTGCGGACGCTCGTGAGCGCTAGCGAAGTGACGACCGCCCAAGACGGACAGACGACGCTGTACCGCCGATCGGAGACGGCCATCGTGACTGAGCACGCACAGTCGCTACTCGCGGAACGGACACCCGAAGAGATCGCGTCCGGAATTGCCGACATGAAGGCTGAGATACGGGAGTGGCGAGAGGAACACGGTGTCGATTCCCCCGAAGAGTTCGCCCGTGAACTCGATGTGGACGACGCCGACAGCGACCACGGCGAACTCCTCACACAATGGCAGACGACGCGGCGTAACCTCGCGCTCGCAGAAGCAACGCTCGCTATCAGTGAGGCGACCCGTACGGGTCACCTCACGGAGTGA
- a CDS encoding restriction endonuclease, producing the protein MPVLDDLSGFEFEDVMEDVFRNLGYENVRQAERTADEGRDVLMEEVVDGTRRAVVVECKHTGTVGRPVVQKLHSAIATFEFDGPKRGMVATTGRFTGPAIEYAERLRGNGDPYPIELIDGEDLREIADDIGLDLYNGRIEILCDETLRPYDPATAVAAPVTAAFRDIDNIDSTDLPDPYSEVTFRPVVTVTADTNAVFETSVGVVHRINDRSRFVVHAERGQPRTASSDVSNLVVENLNATVALDTDRFETEFDAMEERRFGQTQTEYKEWAVERLRDHHTTTVSYTGDNNVTYTKTCEPNRSDVSVQSIEPVYLPQVRQTTELGEYSYPYEYFAAGPSRVTSEDGIHQCVQCDTAGTDATYTFCTNCGSINCDSHIKTERLEGTPVCTGCAVTERFALKTKYFYDETNRDAFRDQYDAMPFYEKAMENTLLAVGVVVLVVFVLLGFFASVGGL; encoded by the coding sequence ATGCCAGTTCTCGACGACCTCTCTGGGTTCGAGTTCGAGGATGTGATGGAAGACGTGTTCCGGAACCTCGGGTACGAGAACGTCCGCCAGGCCGAGCGGACGGCCGACGAGGGGCGGGACGTCCTCATGGAAGAGGTCGTCGACGGGACGCGCCGGGCGGTCGTCGTCGAGTGTAAGCACACTGGGACGGTAGGAAGACCGGTCGTACAGAAACTACACTCGGCGATTGCGACGTTCGAGTTCGACGGGCCGAAACGCGGGATGGTGGCGACGACCGGCCGGTTCACCGGCCCAGCGATCGAGTACGCCGAGCGACTCCGAGGCAACGGCGACCCGTATCCGATCGAACTGATCGACGGTGAGGACCTCCGCGAGATCGCCGACGACATCGGGTTGGATCTGTACAACGGTCGGATCGAAATCCTGTGCGACGAGACGCTCCGCCCGTACGACCCGGCGACGGCAGTAGCCGCACCCGTCACGGCGGCGTTCCGTGACATCGACAATATCGATTCCACAGACCTTCCCGACCCGTACTCGGAAGTCACGTTTCGCCCGGTCGTCACCGTGACGGCGGACACGAACGCGGTCTTCGAGACGTCGGTCGGTGTGGTTCATCGGATCAACGACCGATCCCGGTTCGTCGTCCACGCAGAGCGCGGCCAGCCACGCACCGCGTCGAGTGACGTGTCGAATCTCGTGGTGGAGAATCTCAACGCGACGGTTGCCCTCGATACGGACCGATTCGAGACCGAGTTCGATGCGATGGAGGAGCGGCGGTTCGGGCAGACCCAGACCGAGTACAAGGAGTGGGCGGTCGAGCGGCTCCGCGACCACCACACGACGACCGTCTCCTACACGGGCGATAACAACGTTACGTACACCAAGACCTGCGAACCGAACCGCTCCGACGTGTCCGTCCAATCGATTGAGCCGGTGTATCTACCACAAGTCCGGCAGACGACCGAGCTCGGGGAATACTCGTATCCGTACGAATATTTCGCGGCCGGGCCCTCACGCGTGACTAGCGAAGACGGGATCCATCAGTGTGTTCAGTGCGACACTGCCGGAACGGACGCCACCTACACGTTCTGTACGAACTGTGGGAGTATCAACTGCGACTCGCACATCAAAACCGAGCGGTTGGAAGGAACGCCAGTCTGTACTGGCTGTGCGGTGACCGAGCGGTTCGCGCTCAAAACGAAGTACTTCTACGACGAGACGAACCGGGACGCGTTCCGAGACCAATACGACGCGATGCCGTTCTACGAGAAAGCCATGGAGAACACGCTGCTCGCTGTCGGTGTAGTCGTGCTAGTTGTATTCGTACTGCTCGGATTCTTCGCCAGCGTCGGTGGGCTCTGA
- a CDS encoding cold-shock protein, producing MANGKVDFFNDTGGYGFISTDDGDLDDDEDVFFHMEDVGGPDLEEGQKIEFDIEPSPKGPRATNLVRN from the coding sequence ATGGCAAACGGAAAAGTTGATTTCTTCAACGATACTGGCGGCTACGGTTTCATTTCGACTGACGACGGCGATCTCGACGACGACGAAGACGTGTTCTTCCACATGGAGGATGTTGGCGGCCCGGACCTCGAAGAAGGTCAAAAGATTGAGTTCGACATCGAACCATCCCCCAAGGGACCCCGCGCGACGAACCTCGTCCGCAACTAA
- a CDS encoding ribbon-helix-helix domain-containing protein, which produces MPKVSVEIPQELLDDLDEHVGDEGKFVNRSDAVRASIRKTLDMLDEIDERHGRIETDDGESH; this is translated from the coding sequence ATGCCGAAGGTCAGCGTCGAGATTCCCCAGGAGTTGCTTGATGACCTTGACGAACACGTCGGTGACGAGGGAAAGTTCGTCAATCGAAGCGACGCAGTTCGGGCGTCGATCCGCAAAACACTCGATATGCTCGATGAGATCGATGAACGACACGGGCGGATTGAGACGGACGACGGTGAATCTCACTAA
- a CDS encoding alpha/beta fold hydrolase: MSETPTGRPVEEGDLPEPISDDEIPESVPGRSRAIETNDVALHVVEAGPEDGKLLVLLHGFPEFWYGWHEAIAPLANAGYRVVVPDQRGYNCSERPSDVSDYRIGELARDVVGLIDAYDRETAAVAGHDWGAAVAWWLALGHEARVSELVAVNVPHPSVFERALRTSWNQRLKSWYMLAFQLPKLPEAVAGAGNWRLATNALRDTSAPGTFTDEDLRRYRRAWNRDGAFEAMVNWYRAIVRDRPDPVRTEVTVPTLVVWGAQDRFLARRLAHESVERCADGRLLTIDDATHWVVHEHPHRVAEAIADHADPLPPGARE; the protein is encoded by the coding sequence ATGAGCGAAACGCCGACGGGCCGACCGGTCGAGGAGGGGGATCTCCCGGAACCAATCTCCGACGACGAGATCCCGGAATCGGTTCCGGGTCGATCCCGTGCGATCGAGACGAACGATGTAGCCCTCCACGTGGTGGAGGCCGGTCCCGAGGACGGGAAGCTACTCGTCTTACTCCACGGTTTCCCGGAGTTCTGGTACGGCTGGCACGAGGCGATCGCGCCGCTCGCGAACGCGGGCTACCGCGTCGTCGTCCCCGACCAGCGCGGGTACAACTGCTCCGAGAGACCCTCCGACGTGAGCGACTACCGCATCGGAGAACTCGCGCGCGACGTCGTCGGCCTGATCGACGCGTACGACCGCGAGACCGCCGCCGTCGCCGGTCACGATTGGGGCGCCGCGGTGGCGTGGTGGCTCGCGCTCGGCCACGAGGCTCGCGTCTCGGAACTGGTCGCGGTCAACGTCCCGCACCCGAGCGTCTTCGAGCGCGCGCTCCGCACCTCGTGGAACCAGCGGCTCAAGAGCTGGTATATGCTCGCGTTCCAGCTCCCGAAGCTCCCCGAGGCGGTCGCGGGCGCGGGGAACTGGCGACTGGCGACGAACGCGCTGCGGGACACGAGCGCGCCCGGCACGTTCACCGACGAGGACCTGCGACGATACCGCCGGGCGTGGAACCGCGACGGCGCCTTCGAGGCGATGGTGAACTGGTACCGCGCGATCGTTCGCGACCGCCCCGACCCGGTCCGGACGGAGGTGACCGTTCCGACGCTCGTAGTCTGGGGTGCGCAGGACCGGTTCCTCGCGCGCCGGTTGGCCCACGAGAGCGTCGAGCGCTGCGCCGACGGCCGCCTGCTCACGATCGACGATGCGACCCACTGGGTCGTCCACGAACACCCGCACCGCGTTGCGGAGGCGATCGCTGACCACGCCGACCCGTTACCCCCGGGCGCGCGAGAGTGA
- a CDS encoding sulfatase-like hydrolase/transferase produces MTSDSSTPSAADASDEDATVSNVVLVTVDSLRADAVSPYDAERHSPVIDGLADDGTVFDRAFATGNWTPFSFPSILASEPVFARSGDIGVKGAQTLAETLSEAGIATGGFNAANGFLTDHWGYPEGFDEFEPFVTSVGSNVYSRYLAAHPTVEAWIQLATSPVRRLGSKLRGDEDDRPFLDASRMFDVEDAATDFVDDTDGPFFLWVHYMDTHTPYVPAPRYIREVSDGIVGTHQMLHAHARTSLGLKVGERTLSELRTLYRATVRQVDASVGRLLDSLDAAGVADDTAVLLAGDHGEEFQDHGHLAHYPKLYDELIHVPLVADVPGLDGGRVDGHAGLDAIPPTVADLLGVESPDDWHGESLVPALRGDDEGDDDTADGDAIDGGDESDDGLSDDPVVSVTVRGEDVTQQPIPRSLSDGDLLIGVRDDDWTYIENVDADDVELYHRPSDPAQQENLAVDPDERERSVIDRFAPIVDAHAELLRERGAAAEAAAERDGDDEVDEDLEARLEALGYK; encoded by the coding sequence ATGACATCCGATTCGTCAACCCCTTCGGCCGCGGACGCGTCGGACGAGGACGCGACCGTCTCGAACGTCGTCCTCGTCACGGTTGACTCGCTGCGCGCGGACGCCGTCTCCCCGTACGACGCCGAGCGCCACTCGCCGGTGATCGACGGGCTCGCGGACGACGGGACCGTGTTCGACCGCGCGTTCGCGACGGGCAACTGGACGCCCTTCTCGTTCCCCTCGATCCTCGCGTCCGAGCCCGTGTTCGCCCGGAGCGGCGACATCGGCGTGAAGGGGGCACAGACTCTCGCGGAGACCCTCTCCGAGGCGGGAATTGCGACCGGCGGGTTCAACGCCGCGAACGGCTTCCTCACCGACCACTGGGGATACCCGGAAGGTTTCGACGAGTTCGAGCCGTTCGTCACGAGCGTCGGGTCGAACGTCTATAGCCGCTATCTCGCGGCTCACCCCACCGTCGAGGCGTGGATCCAGCTCGCGACCTCGCCGGTCCGCCGGCTCGGATCGAAGCTCCGGGGCGACGAAGACGATCGCCCGTTCCTCGACGCCTCGCGCATGTTCGACGTCGAGGACGCCGCGACCGACTTCGTCGACGACACCGACGGACCGTTCTTCCTGTGGGTTCACTACATGGACACGCACACCCCGTACGTCCCCGCGCCGCGGTACATCCGCGAGGTCTCGGACGGCATCGTCGGCACGCACCAGATGCTCCACGCGCACGCTCGAACGAGTCTCGGTCTCAAAGTGGGCGAGCGAACCCTCAGCGAGCTCCGAACGCTGTACCGGGCGACGGTGCGACAGGTCGACGCCAGCGTCGGCCGGCTGCTCGACAGCTTGGACGCCGCTGGCGTCGCCGACGACACCGCGGTGTTGCTCGCGGGCGACCACGGCGAGGAGTTCCAAGACCACGGGCACCTCGCCCACTATCCGAAGCTGTACGACGAGCTGATCCACGTCCCGCTCGTGGCTGACGTGCCCGGACTCGACGGTGGGCGCGTCGACGGCCACGCCGGACTCGACGCCATCCCGCCCACGGTCGCTGACCTGCTCGGCGTCGAGTCGCCGGACGACTGGCACGGCGAGTCGCTCGTGCCCGCGTTGCGCGGCGACGACGAGGGCGACGACGACACGGCCGACGGTGACGCGATCGACGGGGGTGACGAGAGCGATGACGGTCTCTCGGACGACCCCGTCGTCTCGGTGACCGTCCGCGGGGAGGACGTGACCCAGCAGCCGATCCCACGGTCGCTGTCGGACGGCGACCTGTTGATCGGCGTGCGCGACGACGACTGGACCTACATCGAGAACGTCGACGCCGACGACGTCGAGCTGTACCACCGTCCCTCGGACCCCGCTCAGCAGGAGAACCTCGCGGTCGACCCCGACGAGCGGGAACGTTCGGTCATCGACCGGTTCGCTCCGATCGTCGACGCTCACGCGGAACTGCTCCGCGAGCGCGGCGCGGCGGCGGAAGCGGCCGCCGAGCGCGACGGGGACGACGAGGTCGACGAGGACCTCGAAGCCCGTCTCGAAGCGCTCGGGTACAAGTGA
- a CDS encoding GtrA family protein yields the protein MIRATLRNVASGPIAVQMRRFVIVGALTAGLQLALLWLFDDVAGLNYILAATVAIEITIVCSYVLNNAWTFRASQNTGVSEYLSGLLKTNLVRGTAIPIQLGVLYALVEWGGIMVLVANVPAILISGLYRFVLDWQWTWG from the coding sequence ATGATCCGAGCGACGTTACGCAATGTCGCCAGCGGGCCGATCGCGGTCCAGATGCGCCGATTCGTCATCGTCGGCGCGCTCACCGCGGGACTCCAACTGGCGCTGCTGTGGCTGTTCGACGACGTCGCCGGGCTGAACTACATCCTCGCGGCGACGGTCGCCATCGAGATCACGATCGTCTGCTCGTACGTTCTCAACAACGCCTGGACCTTTCGCGCGAGCCAGAACACCGGCGTGTCCGAGTACCTCTCCGGACTGCTGAAGACGAACTTGGTCCGCGGTACCGCCATCCCGATCCAACTCGGTGTCCTCTACGCGCTCGTCGAGTGGGGCGGAATAATGGTTCTCGTCGCGAACGTGCCCGCGATCCTCATCAGCGGACTCTACCGATTCGTGCTCGACTGGCAGTGGACGTGGGGATGA
- a CDS encoding TVP38/TMEM64 family protein, translating to MRLFSSRADRRRGIAAAVGVAVLAFGLYVLVSRYAGFITDAQALRTWLDQFGIFAPIVFVGIQALQVVVAPIPGQVVALVAGYLFGSFWGTVYSLTGVLIGSTIAFSLSKRYGRSFVENVIHEDVIARFDGFVDTVGVPGLFAFVIIPGLPDDAICFLSGLTKWSLPTFIGVIAVGRLPAYVLTVYAGGELASGRFLSAMALVALVVAASAVGYYKQDAVRDLVERFEPRLPF from the coding sequence ATGAGACTCTTTTCCTCGCGGGCGGACCGCCGGCGGGGGATCGCGGCCGCGGTCGGCGTCGCGGTCCTCGCGTTCGGACTCTACGTCCTGGTGAGCCGCTACGCCGGCTTCATCACCGACGCGCAGGCCCTCCGGACGTGGCTCGATCAGTTCGGGATCTTCGCCCCCATCGTCTTCGTCGGCATTCAGGCCCTCCAAGTCGTCGTCGCCCCGATTCCGGGACAGGTGGTCGCCCTCGTGGCCGGCTACCTCTTCGGCTCGTTCTGGGGTACCGTCTACAGTCTCACCGGCGTCCTCATCGGCAGCACGATCGCGTTTTCGCTCTCGAAGCGATACGGTCGCTCCTTCGTCGAGAACGTCATCCACGAGGACGTGATCGCCCGCTTCGACGGCTTCGTCGACACCGTCGGGGTTCCGGGACTGTTCGCGTTCGTGATCATTCCGGGGCTCCCGGACGACGCCATCTGCTTTCTGAGCGGACTCACGAAGTGGTCGCTCCCAACCTTCATCGGCGTCATCGCCGTCGGCCGACTCCCGGCGTACGTGTTGACGGTGTACGCGGGCGGCGAACTCGCGAGCGGCCGGTTCCTCTCTGCGATGGCGCTCGTCGCGCTCGTCGTGGCCGCCTCGGCGGTCGGGTACTACAAGCAGGACGCGGTCCGCGACCTCGTTGAGCGCTTCGAGCCGCGGCTTCCGTTCTGA
- a CDS encoding DUF429 domain-containing protein, giving the protein MPTETVAGVDWAGGAWIAVVFDGDDELRCRLEADLETLWNDSVNRILVDVPIGLPDGPETLAKREAVDSAARSAAERPSSVFPVPSRGACELARDGADYETVSERNRADLDKGLSRQSYHIAPAVGAVDAFLRGDEAARERVMEAHPEVCFRGLSGRALERSKTTAPGVGERLDALDGHLDDPDATLGRICRELVDETSATEGTESVDDTADPTVDDAVDALGLAVVARRPTDELRFLPGDATHRDDEGIPMRMAYWSDEPLA; this is encoded by the coding sequence ATGCCAACCGAGACCGTCGCGGGCGTCGACTGGGCGGGCGGCGCGTGGATCGCAGTCGTGTTCGACGGAGACGACGAGCTACGGTGCCGCCTCGAAGCCGACCTCGAAACCCTCTGGAACGACAGCGTCAACCGAATCCTCGTTGACGTACCGATCGGACTCCCCGACGGCCCCGAGACGCTGGCGAAGCGCGAGGCCGTCGACTCGGCCGCGCGGTCGGCCGCCGAACGCCCGAGCAGCGTGTTTCCGGTGCCCTCGCGCGGGGCGTGCGAACTGGCGCGCGACGGCGCGGACTACGAGACCGTGAGCGAGCGGAACCGCGCGGACCTCGACAAGGGACTCAGCCGGCAGTCGTACCACATCGCGCCGGCGGTCGGCGCGGTCGACGCGTTCCTCCGAGGGGACGAGGCGGCGCGGGAGCGCGTGATGGAGGCGCACCCGGAAGTGTGTTTCCGCGGACTCAGCGGCCGGGCTCTCGAACGCTCGAAGACCACGGCGCCGGGCGTCGGCGAGCGGCTCGACGCGCTCGACGGCCACCTCGACGATCCGGACGCGACGCTCGGGCGGATCTGCCGAGAGCTGGTCGACGAGACGAGCGCGACCGAGGGGACCGAATCCGTCGACGACACCGCCGACCCCACCGTCGACGACGCCGTCGACGCGCTCGGGCTGGCGGTGGTCGCGCGCCGCCCGACCGACGAGCTCCGGTTCCTCCCGGGCGACGCGACCCACCGAGACGACGAGGGGATCCCGATGCGGATGGCGTACTGGAGCGACGAGCCGCTGGCGTGA
- a CDS encoding CHY zinc finger protein — MATPPTDGSGADRETTTAPDTDPRFAVPLRGVRVDPETRCAHWDDPVDVVALRFGCCETYYPCDACHDAATDHEAIPWPRERFDEPAVLCGACRTTLSARTYLDGDEEARRASSSEGQSLSGSRASLGDSRAKTDDDACPACGVTFNPGCRKHRDRYFETEDAARSGNSDESL, encoded by the coding sequence ATGGCTACGCCGCCTACTGACGGGTCGGGAGCGGACCGAGAGACGACGACCGCGCCCGACACCGACCCGCGCTTCGCGGTCCCGCTGCGCGGAGTCCGGGTCGACCCCGAGACGCGCTGCGCCCACTGGGACGACCCCGTCGACGTGGTCGCGCTCCGGTTCGGCTGCTGTGAGACGTACTACCCCTGTGACGCCTGCCACGACGCGGCGACCGACCACGAGGCGATCCCGTGGCCCCGCGAGCGCTTCGACGAGCCGGCAGTCCTGTGTGGCGCCTGCCGGACGACCCTCTCGGCCCGGACCTACCTCGACGGCGACGAGGAGGCGCGACGCGCCTCCAGCAGCGAGGGACAGAGTCTCTCGGGAAGCCGGGCTTCGCTCGGTGACAGCCGGGCAAAGACCGACGACGACGCCTGTCCCGCGTGCGGGGTCACGTTCAATCCGGGTTGTCGAAAACATCGCGACCGGTACTTCGAGACCGAAGACGCGGCGAGGTCCGGGAATAGCGACGAGAGTTTATAA
- the trmY gene encoding tRNA (pseudouridine(54)-N(1))-methyltransferase TrmY, whose product MRQFVVIGRDVPTDPDAISLSDIPGAGRLDLLCRCVSAGVFLSHGIRESVRVHLVIDDAFTATFDADTLRHLHPDERNVAARVRDALAAKADAIGHMPADVSPGVGLRRMGLDATLDRLVGDGGAGSGGRGPDGTLVQLHEEGDPLVDAAPPSDPVFVLSDHHDFAPEEAESVADHAERRLRVGPELLHADHAITVVHNWLDTDGYAAY is encoded by the coding sequence ATGCGCCAGTTCGTCGTCATCGGCCGCGACGTGCCCACCGACCCGGACGCGATCTCGCTGTCGGACATCCCCGGGGCTGGCCGGCTCGATCTGCTCTGTCGGTGCGTGAGCGCCGGCGTCTTCCTCTCGCACGGCATCCGCGAGTCGGTCCGGGTCCACCTCGTGATCGACGACGCGTTCACCGCCACCTTCGACGCCGACACGCTCCGGCACCTCCACCCCGACGAGCGCAACGTCGCCGCGCGGGTCCGCGACGCGCTCGCCGCGAAGGCGGACGCGATCGGTCACATGCCCGCGGACGTCTCGCCCGGCGTCGGACTCCGCCGGATGGGACTCGACGCGACCCTCGACCGGCTCGTGGGAGACGGGGGTGCCGGCTCCGGCGGCCGCGGTCCCGACGGGACGCTCGTCCAGCTCCACGAGGAGGGCGACCCGCTCGTCGACGCCGCACCGCCGAGCGACCCCGTGTTCGTGCTCTCGGACCATCACGACTTCGCGCCCGAAGAGGCGGAGTCGGTCGCCGACCACGCCGAGCGCCGCCTCCGCGTCGGTCCCGAACTGCTCCACGCGGACCACGCGATCACCGTGGTTCACAATTGGCTCGACACTGATGGCTACGCCGCCTACTGA